One Balaenoptera musculus isolate JJ_BM4_2016_0621 chromosome 13, mBalMus1.pri.v3, whole genome shotgun sequence genomic region harbors:
- the ASPRV1 gene encoding retroviral-like aspartic protease 1: protein MAGSGARSREGRREHAFVLEPFDGANVAPHLWLYRFEVISDLNHWDHATKLRFLKESLRGDALEVYSGLGPEDQGEYGAVKETLLKTFGGPGAAHSYQPKEILFANSMGKGYYLKGKIGQVPVSFLVDSGAQVSVVHPSLWEEVTDGDLDTLRPFENVVKVANGAELKILGVWDTVVSLGKLKLKVAFLVADASAEDAIIGTDMLQDHNAVLDFEHHTCTLKGKKFRLLPVGGSLEDEFDLELIEEEPYSEEGRQQLSY from the coding sequence atGGCCGGGAGTGGAGCCAGGAGCCGGGAGGGCCGCCGGGAGCATGCCTTTGTCCTGGAGCCTTTTGATGGAGCCAATGTGGCCCCGCACCTCTGGCTATACCGCTTTGAGGTCATCAGTGACCTCAACCATTGGGACCACGCCACCAAGCTGAGGTTCCTGAAAGAGTCCCTCAGGGGAGACGCCCTGGAGGTCTACAGTGGACTCGGTCCTGAGGACCAGGGGGAATATGGGGCTGTGAAAGAGACCCTCCTGAAGACCTTTGGGGGACCCGGGGCGGCCCACAGCTACCAGCCCAAGGAGATCCTCTTTGCCAACAGCATGGGTAAGGGCTACTACCTCAAGGGGAAAATTGGCCAAGTGCCCGTGAGTTTCCTGGTGGACTCTGGGGCCCAGGTCTCCGTGGTCCACCCGAGCTTGTGGGAGGAGGTCACCGATGGAGACCTGGATACCCTGCGACCCTTTGAGAATGTGGTGAAAGTGGCCAACGGGGCTGAATTGAAGATCCTGGGTGTCTGGGATACAGTGGTGTCCCTGGGCAAGCTGAAGCTGAAGGTAGCTTTCCTAGTGGCCGACGCAAGTGCGGAAGACGCCATCATTGGGACTGACATGCTCCAGGACCACAATGCCGTCCTGGACTTCGAGCATCACACGTGCACACTGAAAGGGAAGAAGTTCCGCCTTCTGCCTGTAGGAGGGTCCCTGGAAGACGAGTTCGACCTGGAGCTCATAGAGGAGGAGCCCTACTCAGAGGAGGGGCGGCAGCAGCTCTCCTATTGA
- the LOC118906155 gene encoding LOW QUALITY PROTEIN: STARD3 N-terminal-like protein (The sequence of the model RefSeq protein was modified relative to this genomic sequence to represent the inferred CDS: deleted 1 base in 1 codon) translates to MNPLPEDMENVLMGSQSSHASLRDVHSINPTQLMARIESYEGREKKGISDVRRTFCLFVTFDLLFVTLLWVIELNVNGGIENTLEKEVVQYDYYSSYFDILFLAVFRSKVLILAYAVCRLHHWWAIALTTAVTSALLLAKVILSKLFCQGAFGYVLPIISSILTWIETWFLDFKVLPQEAEEENRLLRVQGAPERAALIPGGLSDGQFYSPPGSEARSENEAEEKQDSEKPLLEL, encoded by the exons ATGAACCCCCTGCCAGAAGACATGGAGAACGTTCTCATGGGGAGTCAGAGCTCGCACGCTTCCCTGCGC GACGTCCATTCCATCAACCCCACTCAACTCATGGCCAGGATTGAGTCCtatgaaggaagggaaaagaaaggcatATCTGACGTCAGGAggactttctgtttgtttgtcaCCTTTGACCTCTTATTTGTAACGTTACTGTGGGTCATAGAGTTAAATGTGAATGGAGGTATTGAGAACACGTTAGAGAAAGAGGTGGTGCAGTATGACTACTACTCTtcttattttgatatattgtttTTGGCAGTTTTTCGATCTAAAGTGTTAATACTTGCATATGCCGTGTGCAGACTGCACCATTGGTGGGCCATAGCGTTGACGACAGCAGTGACCAGTGCCCTTTTACTAGCAAAAGTGATCCTCTCAAAGCTTTTCTGTCAAGGGGCTTTCGGCTACGTGCTGCCCATCATTTCCTCCATCCTTACCTGGATCGAGACGTGGTTCCTGGATTTCAAGGTGTTACCTCaagaggcagaagaagaaaacagactcCTGAGAGTTCAGGGTGCCCCGGAGAGGGCAGCACTGATACCTGGTGGTCTTTCTGATGGTCAGTTTTATTCTCCTCCTGGATCCGAAGCAAGATCTGAAAACGAAGCTGAGGAAAAGCAGGACAGTGAAAAACCACTTTTAGAACTATGA